One genomic window of Gossypium hirsutum isolate 1008001.06 chromosome D11, Gossypium_hirsutum_v2.1, whole genome shotgun sequence includes the following:
- the LOC107913567 gene encoding RNA polymerase sigma factor sigA isoform X1, with translation MMATAAVIGLSTGKRLLSSSFSYSETVDKLSYAGDYGSSYYQTPSTKTLMVAKRSSNCSQNLPSSNRHTQSIKAFKEHVDTASSISTVEPWIHGTNDLEQESYDLDYSVEALLLLQKSMLEKQWTLSFERTMFTESPSRKTHNKVPVTCSGVSARQRRFNTKRKILSQNKSMIQPNAKQLRSLIGPELLQNRLKGYVKGVVSEDLLSHGEVVRLSKKIKAGLSLEEHRLRLKERLGCEPSDEQLATSLKVSRAELRSRSIECSLAREKLAMSNVRLVMSIAQRYDNMGAEMSDLIQGGLIGLLRGIEKFDSSKGYKISTYVYWWIRQGVSRALVENSRTLRLPTYLHERLGLIRNAKYRLEEKGITPTIDSLLYARSQVSYSLNEPSFKYLIPLYFQRIAESLNMSQKKVRNATEAVSKVFSLDRDAFPSLNGLPGETHHSYIADNHVENNPWHGVDEWALKDEVNRLINITLGEREREIIRLYHGLDKESLTWEDISKRIGLSRERVRQVGLVALEKLKHAARKKKMEAMLVKH, from the exons ATGATGGCCACTGCTGCTGTGATTGGACTTAGCACTGGAAAGAGACTCTTGAGCTCTTCCTTTTCTTATTCGGAAACCGTAGATAAGCTGTCGTATGCTGGTGATTATGGATCTTCATATTATCAAACTCCTTCCACAAAGACTTTAATGGTTGCAAAAAGATCATCTAATTGTAGCCAAAATCTTCCATCATCCAATCGGCACACGCAGTCAATTAAAGCTTTTAAAGAGCATGTGGATACTGCATCCAGTATTTCAACAGTAGAGCCTTGGATCCATGGAACCAATGACTTAGAACAAGAAAGCTATGATCTTGACTACTCTGTAGAGGCTCTTCTTTTGCTTCAGAAGTCTATGCTGGAAAAGCAATGGACACTTTCTTTTGAGAGGACGATGTTCACTGAATCACCAAGTCGAAAAACTCACAACAAGGTACCTGTTACATGTTCTGGGGTGTCTGCTCGGCAACGAAGATTCAATACTAAGAGGAAGATTCTGAGCCAAAataaatcaatgatacaacctaaCGCTAAGCAGCTAAGATCATTGATCGGGCCAGAGCTGCTTCAAAATCGCTTGAAAGGTTATGTGAAGGGTGTAGTGAGTGAAGATTTGCTTAGCCATGGGGAAGTTGTGCGCTTGTCAAAGAAAATCAAAGCTGGACTTTCCTTGGAGGAGCACAGATTAAG ATTGAAGGAGAGACTGGGATGTGAGCCATCTGATGAACAGCTTGCAACTTCCTTGAAAGTTTCTCGTGCTGAGTTACGGTCAAGGTCAATCGAATGTTCTTTGGCAAGAGAAAAATTGGCAATGAGCAACGTTCGCTTGGTTATGTCGATAGCTCAAAGATATGATAACATGGGTGCTGAAATGTCTGATCTTATTCAG GGTGGTTTGATCGGACTATTGCGTGGTATCGAAAAATTTGATTCTTCAAAGGGATATAAAATTTCAACTTATGTGTACTGGTGGATACGTCAG GGTGTTTCTAGAGCACTGGTTGAGAACTCAAGAACATTAAGATTGCCTACATATTTGCATGAAAGATTGGGATTAATCCGAAATGCAAAATATAGGCTGGAGGAGAAAGGAATAACACCGACTATTGAT TCTTTACTTTATGCAAGGAGCCAAGTATCTTATTCTCTCAACGAACCATCATTTAAGTATTTGATTCCTTTATACTTTCAGAGGATTGCTGAGAGTCTAAACATGTCTCAGAAGAAAGTTAGGAATGCCACAGAG GCAGTCAGTAAGGTCTTCTCCCTTGACAGGGATGCATTCCCGTCTTTGAATGGTCTTCCTGGAGAGACTCACCATAGT TACATTGCAGATAACCATGTAGAAAACAATCCATGGCATGGAGTAGATGAGTGGGCACTCAAG GATGAAGTGAACAGACTGATCAATATAACGCTCGGAGAACGAGAAAGGGAGATTATACGGCTTTATCATGGTTTGGATAAGGAAAGTCTTACATGGGAGGACATCAGTAAACG CATAGGTTTATCCAGGGAGAGAGTTAGGCAAGTCGGACTCGTGGCGCTGGAGAAACTAAAACACGCAgcgaggaagaagaaaatggaaGCCATGCTAGTCAAACATTGA
- the LOC107913567 gene encoding RNA polymerase sigma factor sigA isoform X2 — MMATAAVIGLSTGKRLLSSSFSYSETVDKLSYAGDYGSSYYQTPSTKTLMVAKRSSNCSQNLPSSNRHTQSIKAFKEHVDTASSISTVEPWIHGTNDLEQESYDLDYSVEALLLLQKSMLEKQWTLSFERTMFTESPSRKTHNKVPVTCSGVSARQRRFNTKRKILSQNKSMIQPNAKQLRSLIGPELLQNRLKGYVKGVVSEDLLSHGEVVRLSKKIKAGLSLEEHRLRLKERLGCEPSDEQLATSLKVSRAELRSRSIECSLAREKLAMSNVRLVMSIAQRYDNMGAEMSDLIQGGLIGLLRGIEKFDSSKGYKISTYVYWWIRQGVSRALVENSRTLRLPTYLHERLGLIRNAKYRLEEKGITPTIDRIAESLNMSQKKVRNATEAVSKVFSLDRDAFPSLNGLPGETHHSYIADNHVENNPWHGVDEWALKDEVNRLINITLGEREREIIRLYHGLDKESLTWEDISKRIGLSRERVRQVGLVALEKLKHAARKKKMEAMLVKH, encoded by the exons ATGATGGCCACTGCTGCTGTGATTGGACTTAGCACTGGAAAGAGACTCTTGAGCTCTTCCTTTTCTTATTCGGAAACCGTAGATAAGCTGTCGTATGCTGGTGATTATGGATCTTCATATTATCAAACTCCTTCCACAAAGACTTTAATGGTTGCAAAAAGATCATCTAATTGTAGCCAAAATCTTCCATCATCCAATCGGCACACGCAGTCAATTAAAGCTTTTAAAGAGCATGTGGATACTGCATCCAGTATTTCAACAGTAGAGCCTTGGATCCATGGAACCAATGACTTAGAACAAGAAAGCTATGATCTTGACTACTCTGTAGAGGCTCTTCTTTTGCTTCAGAAGTCTATGCTGGAAAAGCAATGGACACTTTCTTTTGAGAGGACGATGTTCACTGAATCACCAAGTCGAAAAACTCACAACAAGGTACCTGTTACATGTTCTGGGGTGTCTGCTCGGCAACGAAGATTCAATACTAAGAGGAAGATTCTGAGCCAAAataaatcaatgatacaacctaaCGCTAAGCAGCTAAGATCATTGATCGGGCCAGAGCTGCTTCAAAATCGCTTGAAAGGTTATGTGAAGGGTGTAGTGAGTGAAGATTTGCTTAGCCATGGGGAAGTTGTGCGCTTGTCAAAGAAAATCAAAGCTGGACTTTCCTTGGAGGAGCACAGATTAAG ATTGAAGGAGAGACTGGGATGTGAGCCATCTGATGAACAGCTTGCAACTTCCTTGAAAGTTTCTCGTGCTGAGTTACGGTCAAGGTCAATCGAATGTTCTTTGGCAAGAGAAAAATTGGCAATGAGCAACGTTCGCTTGGTTATGTCGATAGCTCAAAGATATGATAACATGGGTGCTGAAATGTCTGATCTTATTCAG GGTGGTTTGATCGGACTATTGCGTGGTATCGAAAAATTTGATTCTTCAAAGGGATATAAAATTTCAACTTATGTGTACTGGTGGATACGTCAG GGTGTTTCTAGAGCACTGGTTGAGAACTCAAGAACATTAAGATTGCCTACATATTTGCATGAAAGATTGGGATTAATCCGAAATGCAAAATATAGGCTGGAGGAGAAAGGAATAACACCGACTATTGAT AGGATTGCTGAGAGTCTAAACATGTCTCAGAAGAAAGTTAGGAATGCCACAGAG GCAGTCAGTAAGGTCTTCTCCCTTGACAGGGATGCATTCCCGTCTTTGAATGGTCTTCCTGGAGAGACTCACCATAGT TACATTGCAGATAACCATGTAGAAAACAATCCATGGCATGGAGTAGATGAGTGGGCACTCAAG GATGAAGTGAACAGACTGATCAATATAACGCTCGGAGAACGAGAAAGGGAGATTATACGGCTTTATCATGGTTTGGATAAGGAAAGTCTTACATGGGAGGACATCAGTAAACG CATAGGTTTATCCAGGGAGAGAGTTAGGCAAGTCGGACTCGTGGCGCTGGAGAAACTAAAACACGCAgcgaggaagaagaaaatggaaGCCATGCTAGTCAAACATTGA